In one Pseudomonas sp. R84 genomic region, the following are encoded:
- a CDS encoding DUF1249 domain-containing protein — MVVNKLRDRYRVDLVGLQAACEANYARLMRLLPDMRSEPEARRIAVTQGEQMLGVLALEVLQTCPYTTTLQVRQEHSLPWLPVPQLEVQVYHDARMAEVVSAEHARRFRGIYPYPNAAMHQPDEKAQLNLFLGEWLSHCLALGHEYEVVR, encoded by the coding sequence ATGGTCGTAAACAAGCTGCGCGATCGTTATCGAGTCGACCTCGTGGGGCTACAAGCCGCCTGCGAGGCCAACTACGCGCGCCTGATGCGACTGCTGCCGGACATGCGCAGCGAGCCCGAGGCGCGGCGCATCGCCGTGACCCAGGGCGAGCAGATGCTTGGCGTGCTTGCCCTCGAAGTGCTGCAAACCTGTCCCTACACCACCACGCTGCAGGTGCGCCAGGAACACAGCCTGCCATGGCTGCCGGTGCCGCAACTGGAAGTGCAGGTCTATCACGACGCACGCATGGCCGAAGTGGTCAGCGCCGAACATGCACGACGCTTTCGCGGCATCTATCCTTATCCGAATGCGGCGATGCATCAGCCGGATGAAAAGGCTCAGCTCAATCTGTTCCTGGGGGAATGGCTGAGTCATTGCCTGGCGTTGGGGCACGAGTATGAAGTCGTACGCTAG
- the cpdA gene encoding 3',5'-cyclic-AMP phosphodiesterase, translating into MPSVSMLTSADPALLVQLSDSHLFAEADGTLLGMNTRESLQKVIELVLAQQPQIDLILATGDISQDGTLESYQQFREMSAQIAAPARWIPGNHDEPMIMAQAAVQSTFLEPVVDIGNWRVTLLDSAVPGSVPGYLQDDQLQLLARSLSEAPERHHLVCFHHHPVSIGCAWMEPIGLRNPDAFFEVMDRFPQVRAVLWGHVHQEIDRERNGVRLMASPSTCIQFEPGSVDFKVGEQAPGYRWLRLLPDGRLETGVERVTGFAFTVDYGSNGY; encoded by the coding sequence TTGCCGAGCGTATCCATGTTGACCTCCGCCGATCCGGCGTTGCTGGTGCAGTTGTCCGACAGCCATTTGTTTGCTGAAGCGGACGGCACGCTGTTGGGCATGAACACCCGCGAGAGCCTGCAAAAAGTCATTGAGTTGGTGCTGGCGCAGCAGCCGCAGATCGATCTGATCTTGGCCACCGGGGATATTTCCCAGGACGGCACGCTGGAGTCGTATCAGCAATTTCGCGAGATGAGCGCGCAGATCGCTGCACCGGCGCGGTGGATTCCCGGTAATCACGACGAACCGATGATCATGGCCCAGGCCGCCGTGCAGAGCACCTTTCTGGAGCCAGTAGTCGATATCGGCAACTGGCGCGTGACTCTTTTAGATTCGGCTGTACCCGGTTCGGTGCCGGGGTACTTGCAGGACGATCAACTGCAACTGCTGGCGCGTTCGCTGAGCGAAGCGCCGGAGCGGCATCATCTGGTGTGCTTCCACCATCACCCGGTGTCGATCGGTTGTGCGTGGATGGAGCCGATCGGTTTGCGCAATCCTGACGCGTTTTTCGAGGTGATGGATCGGTTTCCACAGGTTCGTGCGGTGCTGTGGGGGCATGTGCATCAGGAGATTGACCGTGAGCGCAATGGCGTGCGGTTGATGGCTTCGCCTTCGACGTGCATTCAGTTTGAGCCGGGGAGTGTGGACTTTAAGGTGGGTGAGCAGGCGCCGGGGTATCGCTGGTTGCGGTTGTTGCCGGATGGGCGGTTGGAGACTGGCGTGGAGCGCGTCACCGGTTTCGCCTTCACTGTCGATTACGGCTCCAACGGCTATTGA
- a CDS encoding YqiA/YcfP family alpha/beta fold hydrolase has translation MSGSILYIHGFNSAPASKKACQLVTVMEQLGLSDKLRVPALHHHPREAIGQLEQAIAELGSPLLVGSSLGGYYATHLAERHGLKALLVNPAVSPHRMFDGYLGTQKNLYTDETWELTHDHVTALAELEVPAPQDAQRYQVWLQTGDETLDYRLAQQYYRACALRIQAGGDHSFQGFAGQLPALLSFAGIGADVYQAIDFTAL, from the coding sequence ATGTCCGGTTCGATCCTCTATATCCACGGTTTCAACAGCGCCCCAGCCTCGAAAAAGGCCTGTCAGCTGGTAACGGTGATGGAGCAACTGGGTTTGAGCGACAAACTGCGTGTTCCGGCCCTGCATCACCATCCGCGCGAAGCCATCGGTCAGTTGGAGCAAGCAATCGCCGAGCTGGGCAGCCCGCTGCTGGTGGGAAGCTCCCTCGGCGGCTACTATGCGACTCACCTGGCCGAGCGCCATGGCCTGAAAGCCCTGCTGGTCAACCCGGCGGTCAGCCCGCACCGAATGTTCGACGGCTATCTGGGCACGCAGAAAAACCTGTATACGGATGAAACCTGGGAATTGACCCACGACCACGTCACGGCCCTGGCCGAACTGGAAGTGCCGGCGCCTCAGGATGCCCAGCGCTATCAGGTCTGGTTGCAGACCGGCGATGAAACACTGGATTATCGCCTCGCCCAGCAGTATTACCGCGCCTGCGCCTTGCGTATTCAGGCCGGCGGCGACCACAGTTTCCAAGGCTTTGCCGGGCAATTGCCGGCGTTGCTGAGTTTTGCCGGCATTGGCGCCGATGTGTATCAGGCAATCGATTTCACCGCACTGTGA
- the parE gene encoding DNA topoisomerase IV subunit B, which produces MATPSASSYNADAIEVLSGLDPVRKRPGMYTDTSRPNHLAQEVIDNSVDEALAGHAKSVQVILHADHSLEVSDDGRGMPVDIHPEEGVSGVELILTKLHAGGKFSNKNYQFSGGLHGVGISVVNALSTEVRVRVKRDGNEYQMTFNDGFKASELEIVGTVGKRNTGTSVYFAPDPKYFDSPKFSISRLKHVLKAKAVLCPGLLVSFEDKGTGEKVEWHYEDGLRSYLVDAVSEFERLPDEPFCGAFAGNKEAVDWALLWLPEGGDAVQESYVNLIPTAQGGTHVNGLRQGLLDAMREFCEFRSLLPRGVKLAPEDVWERIAFVLSMKMQEPQFSGQTKERLSSREAAAFVSGVVKDAFSLWLNANPETGLALAELAINNAGRRLKASKKVERKRVTQGPALPGKLADCAGQDPMRSELFLVEGDSAGGSAKQARDKEFQAILPLRGKILNTWEVDGSEVLASQEVHNIAVAIGVDPGAADMSQLRYGKICILADADSDGLHIATLLCALFVQHFRPLVDAGHVYVAMPPLYRIDLGKEIYYALDEAERDGILDRLVAEKKRGKPQVTRFKGLGEMNPPQLRETTMDPNTRRLVQLTLGEDFAQTSEMMDMLLAKKRAGDRKTWLESKGNLAEVLA; this is translated from the coding sequence ATGGCCACTCCCAGCGCTAGCTCTTATAACGCCGACGCCATCGAAGTCCTCTCGGGCCTCGACCCGGTGCGCAAACGCCCCGGCATGTACACCGACACCAGTCGGCCGAACCACCTCGCCCAGGAAGTCATCGACAACAGTGTCGACGAAGCTCTGGCGGGGCATGCCAAGTCGGTGCAGGTCATCCTGCACGCCGACCATTCGCTGGAAGTCAGCGACGACGGTCGCGGCATGCCGGTCGACATTCACCCGGAAGAGGGTGTTTCGGGCGTCGAGCTGATCCTCACCAAGCTCCATGCGGGCGGTAAGTTCTCGAACAAGAACTACCAGTTCTCCGGCGGTCTGCACGGCGTGGGTATTTCCGTGGTCAACGCCTTGTCGACCGAAGTCCGTGTGCGCGTCAAGCGTGACGGCAACGAATACCAGATGACGTTCAACGACGGTTTCAAAGCCTCGGAACTGGAAATCGTCGGCACCGTCGGCAAGCGCAACACCGGCACCAGCGTGTACTTCGCGCCGGATCCGAAGTATTTCGATTCACCGAAATTCTCCATCAGCCGTCTCAAGCACGTGCTCAAGGCCAAGGCGGTGTTGTGCCCGGGTCTGCTGGTCAGCTTCGAAGACAAAGGCACCGGCGAGAAAGTCGAGTGGCATTACGAAGACGGCCTGCGCTCCTATCTGGTCGATGCCGTCAGCGAATTCGAACGCCTGCCGGACGAGCCCTTCTGCGGCGCGTTCGCCGGTAACAAAGAAGCGGTCGACTGGGCGTTGCTGTGGCTGCCGGAAGGTGGCGACGCGGTGCAGGAAAGCTACGTCAACCTGATCCCGACGGCGCAGGGCGGTACCCACGTCAACGGTTTGCGTCAGGGCCTGCTCGATGCGATGCGCGAGTTCTGCGAATTCCGCAGCCTGCTGCCGCGCGGCGTGAAGCTGGCGCCGGAAGACGTCTGGGAGCGCATCGCGTTCGTCCTGTCGATGAAAATGCAGGAGCCGCAATTCTCTGGCCAGACCAAAGAGCGTCTGTCATCGCGTGAAGCGGCAGCGTTCGTCTCCGGTGTGGTCAAGGACGCCTTCAGCCTGTGGCTCAACGCCAACCCGGAAACCGGTCTGGCGCTGGCCGAACTGGCGATCAACAACGCCGGTCGCCGCCTGAAAGCGAGCAAGAAAGTCGAGCGTAAACGTGTGACTCAGGGCCCGGCGCTGCCGGGCAAACTGGCCGACTGCGCCGGGCAAGACCCGATGCGTTCCGAACTGTTCCTGGTCGAAGGTGATTCCGCCGGCGGTTCCGCCAAGCAAGCGCGGGACAAGGAATTCCAGGCGATCCTGCCGTTGCGCGGCAAGATCCTCAACACCTGGGAAGTCGACGGCAGCGAAGTGCTGGCCAGCCAGGAAGTGCACAACATCGCCGTGGCTATCGGTGTCGACCCGGGCGCGGCGGACATGAGTCAACTGCGTTACGGCAAGATCTGCATCCTCGCCGACGCCGACTCCGACGGACTGCACATCGCAACCCTGTTGTGCGCGCTGTTCGTCCAGCATTTCCGCCCGCTGGTGGATGCCGGTCACGTCTACGTGGCCATGCCGCCGCTGTACCGCATCGACCTGGGCAAAGAGATCTACTACGCCCTCGACGAAGCCGAGCGTGACGGCATTCTCGATCGTCTGGTCGCCGAGAAGAAGCGTGGCAAACCCCAGGTCACCCGATTCAAAGGTCTGGGTGAAATGAACCCGCCGCAGCTGCGTGAAACCACCATGGACCCGAACACTCGGCGTCTGGTGCAACTGACGCTGGGCGAAGATTTTGCGCAAACCTCGGAAATGATGGACATGCTGCTGGCGAAGAAACGCGCCGGTGACCGCAAAACCTGGCTGGAATCCAAAGGTAACCTCGCCGAGGTGCTGGCCTGA
- a CDS encoding esterase-like activity of phytase family protein: protein MRFGWALAGVLLLSAMNVSAEPLQELRVLSGHPVDGMRGGNLSGLAMCGGELWTVSDRDDDQIYRLNTADQVWQAEALHIDVPLVPETGLPWGLRSRNWAASFVRGGDLDFEGISCDSAGNRYIVSEGHAAVLQVPVSGAVNWLKISPMMVREARASGMLLHFNAIFEGLAISPAGDQMWLAAERQSRGLLLIKRQQTVWDCDGRCVLLSEGGKEMQPPQFPKARAVDRDFSDLSLFNGKLFTLERNAFQICRRDAQTAKVERCWSYAAELLQANRRYSQNFGLEEALIVDADGAWVGVDNNFGPRADGEVRPIVWRFAAPDGGWSAKP, encoded by the coding sequence ATGCGGTTTGGCTGGGCCTTGGCGGGTGTCTTGCTGCTGAGTGCAATGAATGTGTCGGCCGAGCCGTTGCAGGAGTTGCGCGTGCTCTCCGGGCACCCGGTCGACGGCATGCGCGGCGGTAACCTGTCGGGGCTGGCCATGTGTGGCGGCGAGTTGTGGACGGTGTCGGACCGCGATGACGATCAGATCTATCGGCTCAATACCGCCGATCAGGTCTGGCAGGCCGAAGCCTTGCACATCGACGTACCCCTGGTGCCCGAGACCGGTTTGCCGTGGGGGTTGCGTTCGCGCAATTGGGCCGCGTCGTTCGTGCGCGGTGGCGATCTGGATTTCGAGGGCATCAGCTGCGACAGCGCCGGTAATCGCTACATTGTCAGCGAGGGTCATGCGGCGGTCTTGCAGGTGCCTGTCAGCGGCGCGGTCAACTGGCTGAAGATCTCGCCGATGATGGTTCGCGAAGCGCGGGCCAGCGGCATGCTCCTGCATTTCAATGCGATCTTCGAAGGCCTGGCGATCAGCCCGGCGGGTGATCAGATGTGGCTGGCCGCCGAGCGGCAAAGCCGTGGTTTGCTGCTGATCAAGCGCCAGCAGACGGTGTGGGATTGCGACGGTCGTTGCGTGCTGCTCAGCGAGGGCGGCAAGGAAATGCAGCCGCCGCAGTTCCCCAAGGCCAGAGCGGTCGACCGAGACTTTTCCGACCTTTCGTTGTTTAACGGCAAATTGTTTACCCTTGAGCGCAACGCCTTCCAGATTTGTCGGCGCGATGCGCAGACCGCCAAGGTCGAGCGTTGCTGGTCGTACGCCGCTGAACTGTTGCAGGCCAACCGCCGTTACTCGCAGAACTTCGGGTTGGAAGAGGCGCTGATCGTTGACGCTGATGGTGCATGGGTCGGCGTCGACAATAATTTCGGCCCGCGCGCGGACGGTGAGGTTCGGCCGATCGTCTGGCGCTTCGCCGCACCTGACGGTGGCTGGAGTGCCAAACCATGA
- a CDS encoding TIGR02281 family clan AA aspartic protease codes for MSQQPPGKRAGRVLMILAWCAALFLATRFFGQWEQRQQNPNVVVTSEQGQGFIEVKLAGNAQGHFVASGQINGEPVEFMLDTGATDVAIPADLAKRLKLEEGFGVTLSTANGLSQGYRTKINRLQLGDIVLRDVRALVAPGLHGDQVQLGMSALNKLEFTQRGGTMLLRQTTNR; via the coding sequence ATGAGCCAGCAACCGCCGGGCAAGCGCGCCGGTCGGGTGCTGATGATTCTGGCGTGGTGCGCGGCACTGTTTCTGGCCACGCGGTTTTTCGGCCAGTGGGAGCAGCGCCAGCAAAATCCGAACGTGGTGGTCACGTCGGAGCAGGGCCAAGGTTTTATCGAGGTGAAACTGGCCGGCAACGCCCAAGGGCATTTTGTCGCCAGCGGTCAGATCAACGGTGAGCCGGTGGAGTTCATGCTCGACACCGGCGCGACCGATGTGGCGATCCCGGCGGATCTGGCCAAACGTTTGAAGCTGGAAGAAGGTTTCGGAGTGACCCTGAGCACGGCTAACGGCCTGAGCCAGGGCTATCGGACCAAAATCAACCGCCTGCAACTGGGTGACATTGTGCTGCGGGATGTCCGTGCACTGGTGGCGCCGGGGCTGCATGGCGATCAGGTGCAGCTCGGCATGAGCGCCCTGAACAAACTTGAATTTACTCAGCGCGGTGGCACCATGCTGCTGCGCCAGACAACGAACCGATGA
- the parC gene encoding DNA topoisomerase IV subunit A has product MSNPLDLSLDGVERRSLADFTESAYLNYSMYVIMDRALPHIGDGLKPVQRRIIYAMSELGLDADSKHKKSARTVGDVLGKFHPHGDSACYEAMVLMAQPFSYRYTLVDGQGNWGAPDDPKSFAAMRYTEARLSRYSEVLLSELGQGTADWGPNFDGTLQEPLVLPARLPNILLNGTTGIAVGMATDVPPHNLREVATACVRLLDEPKATVEQLCEHIQGPDYPTEAEIITPRADLLKMYETGKGSVRMRAVYHVEDGDIIVTALPHQVSGAKVLEQIAALMQAKPSKAPQIADLRDESDHENPCRIVIIPVNSRVDHEALMQHLFASTELESTYRVNVNIIGLDGKPQLKNLRTLLVEWLEFRVQTVRRRLQFRLDKVERRLHLLDGLLIAYLNLDEVIHIIRTEEHPKAKLIERFALSEIQADYILDTRLRQLARLEEMKLRDEQDELLKEQAKLQALLGSEAKLKKLVRTELIKDAETYGDDRRSPIVERTEAKALTEHDLLPNEKVTVVLSEKGWIRSAKGHDIDATGLSYKAGDGFKTSAAGRSNQSAVVIDSTGRSYSVAAHTLPSARGQGEPLTGRLTPPPGATFECVLMPEDDALYVIASDAGYGFVVKGEDLQAKNKAGKALLSLPNNAKVIAPRPVADREHNWLASVTTEGRLLIFKISDLPQLGKGKGNKIIGISGERVASREEYVTDIAVIPEGATLVLQAGKRTLSLKADDLEHYKGERGRRGNKLPRGFQRVDALLVENLN; this is encoded by the coding sequence ATGAGCAACCCCCTTGATCTCAGCCTGGACGGTGTAGAACGCCGCTCGCTGGCCGACTTCACCGAAAGTGCCTACCTCAACTACTCCATGTACGTGATCATGGACCGTGCCCTGCCGCATATCGGCGACGGCCTGAAACCGGTACAGCGTCGCATTATTTATGCGATGAGCGAGTTGGGCCTGGACGCCGATTCCAAGCACAAGAAATCGGCGCGTACCGTCGGTGACGTGCTCGGTAAATTCCACCCGCACGGCGACTCGGCGTGCTACGAAGCGATGGTGCTGATGGCCCAGCCGTTCAGCTATCGCTACACGCTGGTCGACGGCCAGGGTAACTGGGGGGCGCCGGACGATCCGAAGTCCTTCGCCGCCATGCGTTACACCGAAGCGCGGTTGTCGCGTTATTCCGAAGTGCTGCTCAGCGAACTGGGCCAGGGCACTGCGGACTGGGGCCCGAACTTCGACGGCACCTTGCAGGAGCCGCTGGTGCTGCCGGCGCGCCTGCCGAACATTCTGCTCAATGGCACCACGGGTATTGCCGTGGGCATGGCCACCGACGTGCCGCCGCACAACCTGCGCGAAGTTGCCACCGCTTGCGTGCGTTTGCTCGATGAGCCGAAAGCCACGGTCGAGCAGCTCTGCGAACACATTCAGGGTCCGGACTATCCGACCGAAGCGGAAATCATCACGCCGCGCGCCGACCTGCTGAAAATGTACGAAACCGGCAAGGGCTCGGTGCGCATGCGCGCCGTGTACCATGTCGAGGACGGCGACATCATCGTCACCGCGCTGCCGCATCAGGTCTCCGGGGCCAAGGTATTGGAGCAGATCGCTGCGCTGATGCAGGCGAAACCGTCGAAAGCGCCGCAGATCGCTGACCTGCGTGACGAATCCGACCACGAGAACCCGTGCCGCATCGTGATCATTCCGGTCAACAGCCGCGTTGATCACGAAGCGCTGATGCAGCACCTGTTCGCCAGCACCGAGCTGGAGTCGACCTACCGGGTCAACGTCAACATCATCGGTCTGGACGGCAAACCTCAGCTGAAAAACCTGCGCACGCTGCTGGTCGAATGGCTGGAGTTCCGCGTGCAGACCGTGCGTCGCCGCCTGCAATTCCGCCTCGACAAGGTCGAGCGTCGTCTGCACCTGTTGGACGGTTTGTTGATTGCTTACCTCAACCTCGATGAAGTGATCCACATCATCCGTACTGAGGAACATCCGAAAGCCAAGCTGATCGAGCGTTTCGCCCTCAGCGAGATTCAGGCCGACTATATCCTCGATACCCGTCTGCGTCAGTTGGCGCGGCTGGAAGAGATGAAGCTGCGCGACGAGCAGGACGAACTGCTCAAGGAACAAGCCAAGCTGCAAGCCCTGCTGGGCAGCGAAGCCAAGTTGAAGAAGCTGGTGCGCACCGAGCTGATCAAGGACGCCGAAACCTATGGCGACGACCGCCGTTCGCCAATCGTCGAGCGCACCGAAGCCAAAGCGTTGACCGAACACGATCTGCTGCCGAACGAGAAAGTCACCGTCGTCCTCTCGGAAAAAGGCTGGATCCGTTCGGCCAAAGGTCACGACATCGACGCCACTGGCCTGTCGTACAAGGCCGGCGACGGCTTCAAAACCTCGGCGGCGGGACGTTCCAACCAGTCTGCCGTGGTGATTGACTCCACCGGCCGCAGCTATTCGGTTGCTGCGCATACGCTGCCGTCGGCGCGAGGCCAGGGCGAGCCGTTGACCGGTCGTCTAACGCCGCCGCCGGGCGCAACCTTCGAATGCGTGCTGATGCCGGAAGACGACGCGTTGTATGTGATCGCCTCGGACGCCGGTTACGGCTTCGTGGTGAAAGGCGAAGACCTGCAAGCCAAGAACAAGGCTGGTAAAGCCCTGTTGAGCCTGCCGAACAACGCCAAAGTGATCGCGCCGCGACCAGTGGCTGACCGCGAGCACAACTGGCTGGCCTCGGTGACGACCGAAGGTCGCCTGCTGATCTTCAAAATCAGCGATCTGCCACAATTAGGGAAGGGCAAAGGCAACAAGATCATCGGTATTTCCGGTGAACGTGTGGCCAGTCGCGAAGAATATGTCACGGACATCGCCGTCATTCCGGAAGGCGCCACCTTGGTGCTGCAGGCCGGAAAACGGACCCTCTCGCTGAAGGCCGACGACCTCGAACACTACAAAGGTGAGCGTGGACGTCGTGGCAATAAGCTTCCAAGGGGCTTCCAGAGAGTGGATGCGCTGCTCGTCGAAAACCTCAATTAA
- a CDS encoding ABC-type transport auxiliary lipoprotein family protein: MTALRPLIFLLAGVLGLAGCSVHQPVSLYQLDSGSPVQPAQSAGMAVLLGPVVVADYLQRETLLQRQPDGSLQAATDGRWAGSLSSDIDQLLMRQVAGHLDSQRVVLAPATTGFTPDVQVLLTITRLDSGQKQPAILDAQWRLIDRRGQVRDNRIVHLQELHAGSTASQVQAQGILLQRLAEQLSVALKPLANQPPVAEAPRKSAPKPAAPAAEAEKQPKIPMASPIRTDMEVFRF; this comes from the coding sequence ATGACTGCTCTGCGCCCCCTTATTTTCCTGCTCGCCGGCGTTTTGGGCCTGGCGGGTTGCAGCGTTCACCAGCCGGTGTCGCTGTATCAACTGGACAGCGGAAGTCCGGTTCAGCCTGCGCAAAGCGCGGGCATGGCGGTTTTATTGGGTCCGGTAGTCGTAGCCGATTACCTGCAACGTGAGACCTTGCTGCAACGTCAACCGGACGGCAGTCTGCAAGCGGCGACCGACGGTCGTTGGGCGGGTAGCCTTTCGTCGGATATCGATCAGTTGTTGATGCGCCAGGTCGCGGGCCATCTGGACAGCCAGCGTGTGGTGCTGGCACCGGCCACAACCGGATTTACTCCGGATGTGCAGGTGCTGCTAACCATTACGCGTCTGGACTCCGGTCAGAAACAACCGGCGATCCTCGATGCGCAATGGCGTCTGATCGACCGCCGTGGTCAAGTGCGCGATAACCGCATCGTGCATCTGCAAGAGCTGCATGCCGGCAGTACCGCTTCGCAGGTTCAGGCCCAGGGCATTTTGCTGCAGCGTCTGGCCGAGCAATTGTCGGTAGCGCTCAAGCCATTGGCCAACCAGCCTCCGGTGGCTGAGGCGCCGCGTAAGTCGGCACCGAAACCGGCAGCACCGGCGGCGGAAGCCGAGAAGCAGCCGAAGATACCGATGGCTTCGCCAATTCGTACGGATATGGAAGTGTTCCGCTTCTAA
- a CDS encoding AhpA/YtjB family protein has protein sequence MNRPTPVKTDNFFLLIFRALRHRRVPIALRIASHNVILVALALVIYAGVMGLQFKQAMHQQADALGESLTTQTATSATELLVSNDILSLNVLLNNLTKNKLVAHAAIYSVDNRILAESGQRPKHSLLGEAEGMYESKITFQDVTAGQLRISLDMDQFQQPMTISLQSMGILSGILLALSLALSLRMGRYLSTPLLQLRVWLRRIDEHTPGIDRQDEIGDLARQLHANYAPEPAPEPEPEFEDEGDEPEFEVRNLRDPSFDETRPMAAQKPAPRHLVSTVEDDDDDDAFADLRDESLNGAPQPVVRQPSPSVPQHTAVLAVQLGSQEQLRRLPRARLEELQERYRDCLDQAASLYQGEIETLNDGSTLMLFHTEDSGDDYLTNAICCGELLRALGHQLQIEVADSGITLQLQLGLTLGDELFGLSQIDLLLTDSAQDALALSQHSRNLLLVERKISDDALIRQRARIRPIASPEGACCVERLMEPYPSMLERQLARMHERRA, from the coding sequence GTGAACCGGCCCACGCCAGTTAAAACCGATAACTTCTTCCTGCTGATCTTCCGTGCACTGCGCCACCGCCGTGTACCGATTGCATTGCGCATTGCCAGCCATAACGTGATCCTGGTCGCTCTGGCCCTGGTGATCTATGCCGGCGTGATGGGTTTGCAATTCAAGCAGGCCATGCACCAGCAGGCCGATGCGCTGGGCGAAAGCCTGACCACGCAGACCGCGACCTCTGCCACCGAGCTGTTGGTGTCCAACGACATCCTCAGCCTTAACGTGCTGCTCAACAACCTGACCAAGAACAAACTGGTGGCCCACGCGGCGATCTACAGCGTGGATAACCGTATCCTCGCCGAGTCCGGTCAGCGCCCCAAGCACAGCCTGCTGGGCGAAGCCGAAGGCATGTACGAGAGCAAGATCACCTTCCAGGACGTGACCGCCGGGCAACTGCGCATCAGCCTGGACATGGATCAGTTCCAGCAGCCGATGACCATCAGCCTGCAAAGCATGGGTATTCTCAGCGGGATTCTGTTGGCGCTGTCGCTGGCCCTGAGCCTGCGCATGGGCCGCTATCTGTCGACGCCGCTGCTGCAATTGCGCGTCTGGTTGCGCCGCATCGACGAACACACGCCGGGCATCGATCGTCAGGATGAAATCGGCGATCTGGCGCGTCAGCTGCACGCCAACTACGCGCCGGAGCCTGCACCTGAACCGGAGCCGGAATTCGAGGACGAAGGAGACGAGCCGGAATTCGAGGTGCGCAACTTGCGTGATCCGAGTTTCGACGAAACCCGTCCGATGGCCGCGCAGAAACCTGCCCCGCGACATCTGGTCAGCACCGTCGAAGACGATGATGACGATGACGCGTTCGCCGACCTGCGCGACGAATCGCTCAATGGCGCGCCGCAACCCGTCGTCCGCCAGCCGTCGCCAAGCGTGCCGCAGCACACCGCCGTGCTGGCCGTGCAACTGGGCTCGCAGGAACAACTGCGGCGCTTGCCACGGGCACGCCTGGAAGAGTTGCAGGAGCGCTATCGCGATTGCCTCGATCAGGCCGCTTCGTTGTATCAGGGCGAAATTGAAACCCTGAACGACGGCAGCACGCTGATGCTGTTCCACACCGAAGACAGCGGCGATGACTACCTGACCAATGCGATCTGCTGCGGCGAACTGCTGCGGGCGCTGGGTCATCAGTTGCAGATTGAAGTCGCGGATAGCGGCATCACCCTGCAATTGCAATTGGGTCTGACCTTGGGTGATGAGCTGTTTGGTCTGAGCCAGATTGATCTGTTGCTGACCGACTCGGCGCAGGATGCCCTGGCCTTGTCGCAGCACAGCCGCAACCTGCTGCTGGTTGAGCGCAAGATCAGTGACGATGCGCTGATCCGTCAGCGTGCACGGATCCGTCCGATCGCCAGCCCTGAGGGTGCTTGCTGTGTGGAGCGGTTGATGGAGCCTTATCCGTCGATGCTCGAGCGGCAGCTGGCGCGGATGCATGAGCGTCGGGCGTAA